Proteins encoded together in one Coffea arabica cultivar ET-39 chromosome 2c, Coffea Arabica ET-39 HiFi, whole genome shotgun sequence window:
- the LOC140035500 gene encoding F-box protein AUF2-like codes for MEDSLHQTILLPEAPVHSILKEEESSKNPFERLPDDLIVSHILDKIYEAKSLCLISLVSRRFSSLVYQTHVLSLRIALYWGRAPGQVLDFETCAKFLAKFSSIKSLYVELDYSRNLTGDVDPPVVKWKIDTESASFMILTARSLQLGTTDDDNDQGNAFNPDHFRLLRRFFNCCMIMACWWFKFVEKLVRLLPESLQKVVVADSKREGKVHFARRDIIRMRNGNSNFGVGETNVKAWHAPFLILPLSGYVMKTVTLFIIKGTDRSDSDDLLIAKEAFDGEDDHQVYVEAIEETMKRDLISQDVLPARDFSFYLNLD; via the coding sequence ATGGAGGATTCACTCCACCAGACTATACTCCTACCTGAAGCACCGGTACATTCGATTCTGAAAGAAGAGGAATCGTCAAAAAATCCCTTCGAACGCTTGCCAGACGACTTGATAGTTTCCCACATTCTGGACAAAATCTATGAGGCCAAGTCCCTCTGCTTGATTTCATTAGTTTCCAGGCGTTTTTCTTCTCTAGTTTACCAAACCCACGTTCTTTCCCTCAGAATTGCTCTTTATTGGGGCAGGGCCCCTGGGCAAGTCCTCGATTTCGAAACCTGTGCCAAATTTTTGGCTAAGTTCagctccataaaatccctctatGTTGAACTGGACTATTCTCGGAATCTCACCGGTGACGTGGACCCACCAGTAGTCAAGTGGAAGATTGACACCGAATCTGCTAGCTTCATGATCCTTACAGCTAGAAGCCTTCAATTGGGTACTACTGATGACGATAATGATCAGGGCAATGCTTTTAATCCTGATCATTTTAGGTTACTTAGACGGTTTTTTAATTGTTGTATGATCATGGCCTGTTGGTGGTTCAAGTTCGTGGAAAAGCTGGTTCGTTTGCTGCCAGAATCCCTTCAAAAAGTTGTGGTCGCTGATTCAAAGAGGGAAGGAAAGGTTCATTTTGCACGAAGGGATATTATTCGAATGAGGAATGGAAATAGTAATTTTGGGGTTGGAGAGACAAACGTCAAAGCCTGGCACGCACCATTCCTGATCCTTCCATTGTCAGGCTATGTGATGAAGACTGTTACTCTTTTTATTATCAAAGGCACCGATAGGAGCGATAGTGACGATCTTTTGATTGCCAAAGAAGCCTTTGATGGGGAAGATGATCACCAAGTTTATGTGGAAGCTATAGAGGAAACGATGAAGAGGGATTTGATTTCACAAGATGTTTTGCCGGCACGGGACTTTTCATTTTATCTCAACTTGGACTGA
- the LOC113726086 gene encoding auxin response factor 3 gives MCGLIDLNTVNNDDDGNGSEMTPSASESVCMELWHACAGPLISLPKKGSRVVYLPQGHLEQLADQLSLSNIDLPPHIFCRVVDVKLHAEATTDEVYAQVSLLPDYQMEHKWKEGEVEVETEEDVEGAGKSLTPHMFCKTLTASDTSTHGGFSVPRRAAEDCFPPLDYEQQRPSQELVAKDLHGMEWKFRHIYRGQPRRHLLTTGWSAFVNKKKLVSGDAVLFLRGGDGELRLGIRRAAQLKSCSTFPTASQQFNASSIISVVNAVTTRRVFNVCYNPRAGSSEFIVPYQRFSKSVAHSISAGMRFKMRFETEDAAERRCTGLIVGISDADPVRWSGSRWRCLLVRWDDMEVSRHNRVSPWEIEPSGIVSGHSSLVTLGTKRTRTGLLTTKPEHSVARDATGISEYGDIRLQKVLQGQEIVGLNNPYDGFDASSQHPSEMKSFPNTKDSRISVVPNQLKSLQGDSFASHEVSFVEPFQFNQVLQGQETILNQSYGRGPAVDIVLESSGSSILNGVQVPGQGNRWSAIRGYPTHVQPPNPSGQLSSPSSVMMFHQASYPVSKVRDAPCGGNLEKLEACNRGLFDTSERYIRRISVCSPESSSRREDVYGSSSGFLKDHRNLGYADTAFPNESSHRRGQTAVSMCKNSCRLFGFPLAEGKNGTNEENQIQVKMPYDHDAAFVPENDVQLHPKPSLVTKVTGNSCTKVSDLYNVRDMLLDIAL, from the exons ATGTGTGGATTAATTGACTTGAACACGGTGAACAACGACGACGACGGCAACGGAAGTGAAATGACGCCTTCTGCTTCGGAGTCGGTGTGTATGGAGCTATGGCACGCTTGTGCCGGGCCGTTGATTTCGCTGCCGAAGAAAGGGAGCCGAGTGGTGTACTTGCCCCAGGGCCACCTGGAGCAGCTCGCTGATCAGCTCTCTCTATCCAATATTGATCTTCCTCCTCACATTTTCTGCCGCGTCGTCGATGTCAAGCTCCAT GCGGAGGCAACTACTGATGAGGTGTATGCACAAGTTTCTCTGCTTCCAGATTACCAG ATGGAGCATAAATGGAaggaaggggaagttgaagtaGAAACTGAAGAAGATGTTGAAGGCGCTGGAAAGTCTCTGACGCCCCACATGTTCTGCAAGACCCTTACTGCTTCAGATACTAGCACTCATGGGGGTTTCTCTGTCCCTCGTCGAGCTGCTGAAGATTGTTTCCCTCCTCTG gatTATGAGCAACAGAGGCCTTCTCAGGAGCTTGTAGCTAAGGATCTGCATGGAATGGAGTGGAAATTTCGGCACATATACCGGG GGCAGCCCCGAAGGCATTTACTGACAACCGGTTGGAGTGCATTTGTCAATAAGAAGAAGCTTGTTTCTGGAGATGCTGTTCTTTTTCTGAG GGGTGGTGATGGAGAACTTAGGCTTGGTATCCGAAGAGCTGCTCAGCTAAAAAGTTGTTCTACATTTCCAACTGCAAGCCAACAGTTCAATGCCAGCAGCATCATTTCTGTGGTCAATGCTGTGACCACGAGAAGGGTCTTCAATGTCTGTTACAATCCAAG GGCTGGCTCATCAGAGTTTATTGTACCTTACCAAAGATTCTCAAAGAGTGTTGCACACTCTATTTCAGCGGGAATGAGATTTAAAATGCGTTTTGAAACAGAAGATGCAGCTGAGAGAAG GTGCACTGGACTTATTGTTGGGATAAGTGATGCTGATCCTGTTAGGTGGTCTGGTTCAAGATGGAGGTGTCTATTG GTTAGGTGGGATGATATGGAGGTGTCTCGGCATAATCGAGTGTCCCCTTGGGAGATTGAGCCATCTGGTATAGTTTCTGGTCACAGCAGCTTAGTGACCCTGGGAACAAAAAGGACGAGGACCGGTTTGCTAACGACCAAACCTGAACATTCAGTTGCCAGAG ATGCAACAGGAATATCAGAATATGGAGATATAAGGTTGCAGAAGGTCTTGCAAGGTCAAGAAATTGTAGGTTTGAATAATCCATATGATGGTTTTGATGCCTCGAGTCAGCATCCATCAGAAATGAAATCTTTTCCCAATACTAAAGATTCCAGGATTTctgtagtgccaaatcagcttAAATCCCTGCAAGGAGACTCTTTTGCTTCACACGAAGTGAGCTTTGTTGAACCTTTTCAGTTCAATCAGGTCTTGCAAGGTCAAGAAACTATTCTGAACCAATCATATGGAAGAGGGCCTGCTGTTGATATTGTGCTAGAAAGTAGTGGGTCTTCTATACTTAATGGTGTGCAGGTCCCAGGCCAGGGGAACAGATGGTCTGCTATTCGGGGTTATCCTACTCATGTTCAACCTCCCAATCCATCAGGGCAGCTGTCATCACCATCTTCTGTTATGATGTTTCATCAAGCAAGCTATCCAGTTTCTAAAGTGCGTGATGCACCATGTGGTGGTAACTTGGAGAAGTTAGAGGCTTGCAACCGGGGTTTATTTGATACTTCTGAAAGGTATATTAGGCGGATCAGCGTGTGTTCTCCTGAGAGTAGCTCTAGGAGGGAAGATGTATATGGATCCAGTTCTGGTTTCTTGAAAGACCATAGGAATTTGGGTTATGCAGACACTGCTTTTCCAAATGAATCATCACATAGAAGAGGCCAGACTGCAGTTTCCATGTGCAAAAATAGTTGCAGGCTTTTTGGTTTTCCTTTGGCTGAGGGGAAAAATGGCACAAATGAAGAAAACCAAATTCAAGTCAAAATGCCCTATGACCATGACGCAGCTTTTGTACCCGAGAATGATGTGCAATTGCACCCAAAGCCTTCACTTGTCACTAAGGTAACTGGAAACAGTTGCACTAAAGTAAGTGACCTCTATAATGTAAGAGATATGCTTCTCGATATAGCTTTGTAG
- the LOC113726085 gene encoding MLO-like protein 6, giving the protein MAEGSGHEETTLEHTSTWAVAVVCFILIAVSILIEHGLHLLAKYLQRKRKKYVLHALSKIKSDLLLLGFISLMLTVGERPLAKICIPKGVVETFLPCQSLTSEDDEESKCQEQGKMSFMSREGAQQLQMLIFVLAFVHVLSSFLTFSLGMAKMRKWESWEAETRTMEYQFSNDPRRFQLIHQTTFGRRHLRFWSEYRILRLPVVFFRQFFNSVSKVDYLTLRRGFVAAHCKEKSSFDFQKYLRRGLEKDFGVVIGMSLCIWIFSVLFIFFNAYVFHSYIWLPFIPLLFLLAVGTNLQAIITRMCLDTNDKSYVIRGSLLVRPGDHFFWFDRPELLLHLMHFILFQNSFQLAFFSWTWYKFGLRSCFHRQTEDIVIRVTMGVLVQFLCGYVTLPLYALVTQMGTSTLRNAFPAAVVRGLKRWRAKARKKIARRSHYAPSLDASLDASLTSLSFSTLDASLSVELGYAADESIISAEIEDDDTSDSGKQMEKVGSFEGFDMGRMQQF; this is encoded by the exons ATGGCTGAAGGAAGTGGACATGAGGAGACAACTCTTGAGCATACATCAACATGGGCAGTGGCAGTTGTTTGTTTCATCTTGATTGCTGTTTCCATACTTATTGAACATGGTCTTCATCTTCTAGCTAAG TACTTACAGAGGAAGAGGAAAAAGTATGTTCTTCATGCTCTGAGCAAAATCAAATCAG ATTTACTGCTCTTGGGATTCATCTCTTTGATGCTGACAGTGGGAGAAAGGCCGCTTGCAAAAATCTGTATTCCAAAGGGCGTTGTTGAGACCTTCCTACCTTGTCAAAGCTTGACTAGTGAAGACGATGAAGAATCAAAATGTCAAGAACAG GGAAAAATGTCGTTCATGTCAAGAGAAGGTGCGCAGCAACTCCAGATGTTAATTTTTGTGCTTGCTTTTGTCCACGTTTTATCTTCATTTCTAACTTTCAGTCTTGGAATGGCAAAG ATGAGAAAATGGGAATCTTGGGAGGCAGAAACAAGAACCATGGAATATCAGTTTTCAAATG ATCCAAGAAGATTCCAGCTTATTCATCAAACAACATTTGGAAGGCGGCATCTCAGATTTTGGAGTGAATACCGAATTCTTCGTTTACCA GTTGTTTTCTTTCGACAATTCTTTAACTCCGTTTCCAAAGTTGACTATTTAACTCTGCGGCGTGGATTTGTCGCG GCTCAttgtaaagaaaaaagtagCTTTGACTTCCAGAAATACCTGAGGAGAGGTTTGGAGAAAGATTTTGGAGTGGTTATTGGGATGAG CCTCTGTATCTGGATTTTCTCAGTACTTTTCATATTCTTCAATGCATACG TTTTTCACAGCTATATTTGGCTGCCCTTCATTCCATTGTTG TTTCTGCTGGCTGTTGGGACAAATCTACAAGCTATTATAACGAGAATGTGCTTGGACACCAATGACAAATCCTATGTGATTCGAGGAAGCCTTCTCGTTAGGCCCGGTGACCATTTCTTCTGGTTTGATCGACCAGAATTGCTTCTCCACCTAATGCACTTTATTTTATTCCAG AACTCATTTCAGCTGGCATTTTTTTCATGGACTTGG TACAAGTTTGGACTGAGATCTTGCTTCCACCGACAAACTGAAGACATTGTAATAAGAGTCACCATGGGAGTGCTTGTTCAATTCCTCTGTGGCTACGTAACGCTTCCTCTTTATGCTCTAGTAACTCAG ATGGGCACATCAACGCTAAGAAATGCATTTCCGGCGGCAGTGGTCAGAGGCCTGAAAAGATGGCGAGCAAAAGCCAGGAAAAAGATAGCCAGGAGGAGCCATTACGCCCCTTCTTTAGACGCTTCGTTAGATGCTTCACTTACTTCACTATCTTTCAGCACTCTCGACGCATCCCTGTCTGTAGAACTAGGATACGCTGCCGATGAGTCCATTATATCAGCTGAGATAGAAGATGATGACACTAGTGATTCTGGAAAGCAAATGGAGAAGGTGGGATCTTTTGAGGGCTTCGATATGGGAAGAATGCAACAGTTTTGA